A region from the Nostoc sp. HK-01 genome encodes:
- a CDS encoding response regulator receiver domain protein — protein MANNYEDSHRQDDINHCPSLEGLQILVVDDNEDSLVLTTFILESYGVQVTTATSALEALELIKNCRFDILIFDIAMPKVDGYSLIRKVRQMLTLQKQHTPAIALTALTSEDSYNLAFLSGFQGYIHKPVEASVLIAEITKLLGFSQEGNGE, from the coding sequence ATGGCAAATAATTATGAAGACTCACATCGCCAAGATGATATAAACCATTGCCCATCTTTAGAGGGTTTGCAAATTCTAGTGGTAGATGATAATGAAGATAGCCTCGTTTTGACTACTTTTATTTTAGAAAGCTACGGTGTGCAGGTCACAACAGCAACATCAGCTTTAGAAGCGCTGGAACTAATCAAAAATTGCCGATTTGATATTTTGATTTTTGATATTGCTATGCCAAAAGTAGATGGATATTCCTTAATTCGCAAAGTTAGACAAATGTTAACGTTGCAAAAACAGCATACACCTGCGATCGCTTTAACTGCTCTGACTTCAGAGGACAGTTATAATCTGGCTTTTTTATCTGGTTTTCAAGGCTATATTCATAAACCTGTCGAAGCTAGTGTGTTAATAGCTGAAATTACGAAACTTTTAGGATTTTCTCAAGAAGGAAATGGTGAATAA
- a CDS encoding phosphoglucomutase/phosphomannomutase, which translates to MSVTSNSGKIKFGTDGWRGIIADDFTFPNVRKVTRAIASYLETAYSKDRPVLIAYDTRFLADEFARTAAQVLADLGWTVKITDRDCPTPVIAYNARHLNSAGALMFTASHNPAPYCGIKYIPDYAGPATPEITDTIVANIESAADDLPSNNPSGSISIFDPKPDYLQFIYTLLDVERIKSAHLKVKYDALYSTSRGYLDEVLQQSGVELESFHTWRDVLFGGGMPEPKGEQLEELVEAVRRDQADLGLATDGDSDRFGIVDEQGNVLTPNTVLLVLARHLIKNKGKSGAIVRTVATTHLLDNFAAKYGLPIYETPVGFKYIGEKMRETTVLIGGEESGGLSIVGHIPEKDGVLADMLVAEAIAYEGKPLSQLVKEAIAEADGPLYNHRLDLHLTEAHKTAVIDSFTKNPPSEVAGIKVKETGRKDGIKLYLEEGSWILLRPSGTEPLVRVYMETHSPEKLSQIAQEMESVIAKLG; encoded by the coding sequence ATGAGCGTTACTAGCAATTCCGGTAAAATAAAGTTTGGGACTGATGGATGGAGAGGAATTATCGCCGATGATTTTACTTTCCCCAACGTGCGGAAAGTAACTAGAGCGATCGCAAGTTACCTCGAAACAGCCTACTCTAAAGACAGACCTGTTCTAATTGCTTACGATACGCGGTTTTTAGCTGATGAGTTTGCCCGTACAGCCGCGCAAGTCTTAGCAGACTTGGGTTGGACGGTCAAAATTACTGATCGGGATTGTCCCACACCAGTAATTGCCTACAACGCCCGCCACTTAAATTCAGCAGGGGCGTTGATGTTTACAGCCAGCCATAATCCTGCACCATATTGTGGAATTAAATATATCCCCGATTATGCCGGGCCTGCCACTCCAGAAATCACTGATACTATTGTGGCAAATATTGAAAGTGCTGCGGATGATCTGCCTAGTAACAACCCTAGCGGGTCAATTTCTATTTTTGATCCCAAACCCGATTATTTGCAATTTATCTACACATTGCTCGATGTCGAACGCATTAAAAGCGCCCATCTGAAAGTTAAATATGATGCGCTATATTCCACATCTCGCGGTTATTTAGATGAAGTTTTGCAACAAAGTGGCGTGGAATTAGAAAGTTTCCACACTTGGCGAGATGTATTATTTGGTGGGGGAATGCCAGAACCCAAAGGCGAACAACTAGAAGAGTTAGTGGAAGCTGTACGCCGAGATCAAGCTGATTTAGGTTTGGCAACAGATGGCGATAGCGATCGCTTTGGTATCGTAGATGAACAAGGCAACGTCCTCACCCCTAACACTGTGCTGTTAGTGTTAGCAAGGCATTTAATCAAAAATAAAGGTAAAAGTGGCGCAATTGTCCGCACTGTAGCGACAACGCACTTGCTAGATAATTTTGCAGCTAAATATGGTCTGCCAATTTATGAAACACCAGTAGGCTTTAAATACATTGGTGAAAAAATGCGGGAAACTACCGTGCTGATTGGGGGCGAAGAATCAGGCGGTTTAAGTATTGTGGGGCATATTCCCGAAAAAGACGGTGTTTTAGCCGATATGCTAGTAGCAGAAGCGATCGCCTACGAAGGTAAACCCCTCAGCCAACTCGTCAAAGAAGCGATCGCTGAAGCTGATGGCCCCTTGTATAATCATCGTCTGGACTTACATCTCACCGAAGCCCACAAAACCGCCGTTATTGACTCCTTTACGAAAAATCCGCCCTCAGAAGTTGCGGGTATTAAAGTCAAAGAAACTGGGCGCAAAGACGGGATTAAACTTTACCTAGAAGAAGGTAGCTGGATACTGCTGCGTCCTTCAGGAACAGAACCACTGGTGCGCGTTTACATGGAAACCCATAGTCCCGAAAAACTCTCGCAAATTGCCCAAGAAATGGAAAGCGTGATTGCTAAGTTAGGATAA
- a CDS encoding arginase/agmatinase/formiminoglutamase: protein MVNQLPDYNPSGVGEINGNLFGLPFDYESANLIVFAVPWEVTVSYGAGTANGPQRILDASTQLDLFDFDNPDGWKQGIFLVEIPQDILEKNHYYRTLADQIIERLAQGKPLTYTPDLTPILTEINQASQQVNQWLFTQSQAAINQGKQVAVIGGDHSSPLGYFQALATKYPNYGILHIDAHADLRDAYEGFEFSHASIMFNAVKLPQISKLVQVGLRDISHDEVQMIDQSHGRIVAYYDPAIKQKLYAGTTWIDICREIINHLPENVYISFDIDGLDPKLCPNTGTPVAGGLELEQTFCILRELVNSGRKIIGFDVCEVGDAEWDGNVGARVMYKLANFMELSQR from the coding sequence ATGGTTAACCAACTCCCAGACTATAATCCTAGTGGTGTAGGTGAAATTAATGGCAACCTCTTCGGTTTGCCATTTGATTACGAGTCCGCCAACTTAATTGTCTTTGCCGTACCCTGGGAAGTTACCGTTTCCTATGGTGCAGGTACAGCAAACGGCCCCCAAAGAATCCTTGACGCTTCAACTCAACTGGATTTGTTTGATTTTGACAACCCTGATGGTTGGAAACAAGGAATTTTTTTAGTAGAAATTCCTCAAGATATTTTAGAAAAAAATCACTACTATCGCACCTTAGCTGACCAAATTATTGAAAGATTAGCACAAGGTAAACCCCTAACATATACACCAGATTTAACTCCAATTCTGACAGAAATTAATCAGGCTTCCCAACAGGTAAATCAATGGCTATTTACCCAATCTCAAGCAGCAATCAATCAAGGTAAGCAAGTTGCAGTCATTGGCGGAGATCACAGTTCTCCATTGGGTTATTTTCAGGCATTAGCAACTAAATATCCCAACTACGGTATTCTGCATATTGATGCACACGCAGATTTACGCGATGCTTATGAGGGATTTGAATTTTCTCATGCCTCAATCATGTTTAATGCTGTGAAACTACCGCAAATTTCTAAGTTAGTCCAGGTAGGTTTACGTGATATTAGCCATGATGAAGTGCAAATGATTGACCAATCGCATGGTCGCATTGTTGCCTATTATGACCCAGCCATCAAGCAAAAACTGTATGCTGGCACCACTTGGATTGATATATGTCGTGAAATTATCAATCATTTGCCAGAAAATGTTTATATTAGCTTCGATATCGATGGTTTAGATCCGAAACTTTGCCCCAATACAGGTACTCCTGTCGCTGGTGGTTTGGAATTAGAGCAAACATTCTGTATATTACGTGAATTAGTCAATAGCGGTAGAAAAATTATTGGCTTTGATGTTTGTGAAGTTGGTGATGCAGAGTGGGATGGCAACGTCGGTGCTAGAGTTATGTATAAGCTGGCAAATTTTATGGAATTATCTCAGCGATGA
- a CDS encoding O-methyltransferase family protein, with translation MSLPADSQIFACDVKEEYTAIAWRYWQQAGLAKIYLRLAAALESLDQLLVIGQVGTFDFAFIDASYEERCLQLIRSGGLIAINNVLWSGRVANFQIQNHSTQAIRSINQKLHDDKRITLSIFLISD, from the coding sequence TTGAGCTTACCTGCTGATAGTCAAATCTTTGCCTGTGATGTTAAAGAAGAGTATACAGCGATCGCATGGCGATATTGGCAGCAAGCTGGACTAGCCAAAATTTACCTGCGATTAGCAGCAGCCTTAGAAAGTTTAGATCAACTGTTAGTGATCGGACAAGTTGGCACCTTTGATTTTGCCTTTATTGATGCTTCTTATGAGGAGCGATGTTTGCAATTAATTCGTTCTGGTGGCTTAATTGCGATCAATAATGTTTTATGGTCTGGGCGAGTAGCCAACTTTCAAATTCAAAACCACAGTACTCAAGCTATCCGTTCTATCAATCAAAAGCTACACGATGATAAACGAATCACTCTTTCAATTTTTCTCATTAGCGACTGA
- a CDS encoding Fe-S metabolism associated SufE — MSSSLDSLPPALAKIVQRFQRASDPKRRYEQLIWYAQKLPEFSEADKLPENKVPGCVSQVYVTATLNEGKVFFQGESDSQLTKGLVALLIEGLNGLNPTEIVQLTPDFIQETGLNVSLTPSRANGFYNIFKTMQKKALECKLEQ, encoded by the coding sequence ATGTCTTCCAGCTTAGATTCTTTGCCACCTGCTCTCGCTAAAATCGTCCAGCGCTTTCAACGTGCTTCCGATCCTAAGCGGCGCTATGAACAACTCATCTGGTATGCACAGAAGCTTCCAGAGTTTTCAGAAGCTGACAAGCTACCAGAAAATAAAGTCCCTGGGTGTGTTTCTCAGGTTTATGTCACCGCAACTTTAAATGAAGGGAAAGTTTTCTTTCAAGGAGAATCTGATTCTCAGTTAACTAAAGGATTAGTCGCGCTGTTAATCGAAGGTTTAAATGGGCTGAATCCCACAGAAATTGTCCAATTAACACCAGATTTTATTCAAGAAACAGGTTTAAATGTCAGCTTGACACCTTCCCGTGCTAACGGGTTTTACAACATATTTAAAACCATGCAGAAAAAGGCGTTGGAATGCAAGTTAGAACAATAG
- a CDS encoding peptidase M23B, which translates to MKRALKKRVKAVLKNTPSSDGVPNEQLNVVNPKINRRVSTQAAMIGLAISVGATSLLVTRQSDQAQAAAPVGSQKVASNLPAAPDTEVKFVPTKLETKLASAATMVENAVIMEPTAISQLPGLEAKLQVAASGMSVLVPPTEDVSQTAADTNAIKQAQLAKDKKAKEILNANNVAANQVPTTGSETTIASDEVNAKLKAQQEFALYHLQEKSNRLRASLAELRSGESKNLTKTTALAQETTVAEKLSPTIINKEVAQQLPALVDEDKTKFFPETKQIKSPSEQIQPLATTSAPATPQMVSPTNTDTAYEVKPGDTLAAIASRYNTTVAELAKLNNISNPNQLKISQKLILPSANGRSNGSISIPVAVNPSVVQFTNNSKVAGVPINTASSSPNVSLAPVSPVFVNNNAVKPTTTATTNNQTQTNTANANTYGVGGDTPVPKVFAELQSGSQTAQKVARGRNNERLQSLQAEIQRLQQKYRAQESGNVVAQATTDTDKNSVAIPIPVAIPNNLAVTKPVSGTKNFAVPIPVPTPILPSYSAQPIKPEFRATRATNEAINPEFLPNQARVAVPPIGINAADSPRRMRGTQVSPQLPPLAAVDQYLPKPIDETIPPPSSSSVAYIWPAKGVFTSGYGWRWGRMHKGIDVANATGTPVYASADGVIEKAGWNKGGYGNLVDIRHPDGSMTRYGHNSKILVRPGQQVRQGETIALMGSTGFSTGPHSHFEIHPSGKGAVNPIAFLPQQNRI; encoded by the coding sequence TCCCAAGATCAATCGTCGGGTTAGCACACAAGCCGCCATGATTGGCTTGGCTATCTCAGTCGGAGCAACTAGTCTTTTAGTGACTCGACAAAGCGATCAAGCCCAAGCAGCCGCACCTGTAGGTAGCCAAAAAGTAGCCTCAAATCTTCCTGCTGCGCCTGACACTGAGGTGAAATTCGTTCCCACAAAGCTAGAGACAAAACTAGCTTCTGCCGCGACTATGGTAGAAAATGCTGTCATTATGGAACCAACAGCAATTTCACAATTGCCAGGGCTTGAAGCTAAATTGCAAGTTGCGGCAAGTGGAATGTCTGTGTTAGTTCCACCAACAGAGGATGTTTCCCAAACAGCAGCCGACACAAATGCCATCAAACAGGCGCAATTAGCCAAGGATAAAAAGGCAAAGGAAATCCTGAATGCTAACAATGTAGCCGCCAACCAAGTACCAACAACAGGTAGCGAAACTACAATTGCCAGCGATGAAGTTAATGCTAAATTAAAAGCGCAGCAAGAATTTGCTCTATATCACTTACAAGAAAAATCGAACCGTTTAAGAGCAAGTCTGGCGGAGTTGCGGTCTGGGGAGTCGAAAAACTTAACCAAAACTACTGCATTGGCTCAGGAGACAACTGTAGCAGAGAAATTGTCACCTACCATTATCAATAAAGAGGTAGCACAACAGTTGCCAGCTTTGGTTGATGAAGACAAAACAAAGTTCTTCCCAGAGACTAAGCAGATAAAATCTCCTAGCGAGCAGATACAACCACTGGCAACAACATCTGCACCTGCCACACCACAGATGGTGTCACCAACAAATACTGATACAGCTTACGAAGTTAAGCCTGGAGATACCTTAGCAGCGATCGCCAGCCGATACAACACAACTGTTGCAGAATTAGCAAAACTCAACAATATCAGCAATCCCAACCAGCTGAAAATTAGTCAAAAGCTGATTTTGCCATCGGCTAACGGACGCAGCAATGGCTCAATCTCAATACCTGTAGCAGTTAATCCATCTGTTGTACAGTTCACCAATAATTCTAAAGTAGCTGGGGTACCTATCAACACTGCCAGCAGCAGCCCTAATGTATCCTTAGCACCAGTTTCACCAGTTTTTGTCAACAATAATGCTGTCAAGCCCACCACCACAGCAACAACGAACAACCAAACACAGACAAATACTGCTAACGCTAATACTTACGGTGTAGGTGGTGACACGCCAGTACCAAAAGTCTTTGCCGAACTACAGTCAGGAAGTCAAACTGCCCAAAAGGTTGCCAGAGGTAGAAACAACGAGCGTCTACAGAGCTTACAGGCAGAAATTCAAAGACTACAGCAGAAATATCGCGCTCAAGAGTCTGGCAATGTAGTTGCACAAGCAACAACTGATACTGACAAAAACAGCGTTGCTATTCCAATTCCTGTAGCCATTCCTAATAACTTGGCTGTTACCAAGCCTGTATCAGGAACTAAGAATTTTGCTGTACCTATTCCTGTTCCGACACCCATCTTACCAAGCTACAGCGCTCAACCGATTAAGCCCGAATTTCGTGCTACTCGCGCTACAAACGAGGCAATTAATCCAGAGTTTCTGCCTAACCAGGCTAGAGTAGCGGTACCACCAATTGGGATCAACGCTGCTGATTCTCCCAGAAGAATGCGGGGAACTCAGGTATCGCCACAACTACCACCCTTAGCAGCAGTAGATCAATACTTACCCAAACCTATTGATGAGACCATCCCTCCACCTTCCTCCTCATCTGTAGCTTATATTTGGCCAGCAAAAGGTGTATTTACCTCTGGTTATGGTTGGCGTTGGGGAAGAATGCACAAAGGTATTGACGTTGCTAACGCCACTGGTACACCCGTTTACGCATCGGCTGATGGCGTGATTGAAAAAGCTGGCTGGAATAAAGGTGGTTATGGAAATCTCGTGGATATTCGCCATCCTGACGGCAGTATGACTCGTTATGGTCATAACAGCAAGATTCTGGTGCGTCCAGGTCAACAAGTGCGTCAAGGTGAAACCATTGCTTTAATGGGTAGTACTGGTTTCAGTACTGGGCCTCACTCCCACTTTGAAATCCATCCATCAGGTAAGGGCGCAGTTAACCCAATTGCCTTTTTACCACAACAAAACCGCATATAA